The nucleotide window TGAAAAAAAATAGTATGAAAAACGCAACTAATATTGGCTATCTGCTGGATGCTATTGACAAGAAAATAATTCATATGCTTATGGATAATGCCAAAACATCTCTTGCGCATATCGCCAAAAATGTAGGCATATCTACTACGGCTGTTCATCAGCGTATTAAGAAACTGGAACAGGCGGGCGTGATTGAAAACTCAATCTCCTTCCTGAATGCACGTAAAATAGGTTACAAAGTGGTAGCATATATCGGTGTTTTCCTGGAGCAGCCCAACCAGTATCCGGATGTGGTAAAAGCGCTGAAAGAAGTTAATGAGGTTGTGGAAGCTCATTACACCACCGGAAACTATACCGTCTTCCTGAAGGTCCTGTGCAAGGACAATGATCACCTGATGGAGATACTGAACAAACTTCAAAAACTGAAAGGCGTTACCAGAACGGAGACTTTCATTTCGCTGGAACAGAGCATCGGCCGACAGCTCAAAGTGTGATATTTTAATGAATTTTAGCTGAAGATAAATGGAAATCAATAAGTATCTCGACTCAACTTATCTGAAGACCTCGGAACAGTCGGGGCTTTCTGAAAAGGAAACACTTGAAACCGTCCTTTCGCTGGTGGATGAGGCAATTGCAAATAATATTTTCGCTGTCATGATCCGCCCGGATTATGTGAAACAGGTTAAAGAATATATTTCTGATAAAACGGC belongs to Chryseobacterium sp. and includes:
- a CDS encoding Lrp/AsnC family transcriptional regulator, which codes for MKNATNIGYLLDAIDKKIIHMLMDNAKTSLAHIAKNVGISTTAVHQRIKKLEQAGVIENSISFLNARKIGYKVVAYIGVFLEQPNQYPDVVKALKEVNEVVEAHYTTGNYTVFLKVLCKDNDHLMEILNKLQKLKGVTRTETFISLEQSIGRQLKV